Proteins from a genomic interval of Nostoc sp. TCL240-02:
- a CDS encoding IS630 family transposase: MPAKGFLSLEKKQRLQEILKQSLRAEVRERVLIILLMNDGRTQEEIAAVIGCSRRTVAYWCVHGDPDKIESLEDGRRKREYRKVTQEYLDKLIETVEKEPSDLGYEFGRWTGERLATYLSEKTGIKLTGSQVRKILQRKKYAYLWAKYSLEDRQNLVKRKEFKEKFKNYLSIGKMNPNHFQVWFWDESGFSLRVLRRKIWGKKGKRKKVTGQRSRGRVNIMGGLRLCDKKRLCYFVDKGNGDTFYEQLKQLYEFVRQEWIGNGYSSEDFCLSGSQIITILDNANYHKRKDICAEIEKNLPNVILDFLPAYSQDYNLIKLVWHSCKEYIAHRLFQSVAELKSLLDRLLNDGELIIHWGRKIKNKGNAICAT; the protein is encoded by the coding sequence ATGCCTGCAAAAGGTTTCTTGAGTTTAGAGAAAAAGCAGCGTCTGCAAGAAATTTTGAAACAGAGTCTTAGAGCAGAGGTCAGAGAGAGAGTTTTAATAATATTATTAATGAATGATGGTAGAACTCAAGAAGAAATTGCGGCTGTAATAGGTTGTTCGCGTCGAACAGTAGCGTATTGGTGTGTTCATGGAGATCCAGATAAAATAGAAAGTCTAGAAGATGGCAGAAGAAAAAGAGAATATAGAAAAGTCACACAAGAATACCTAGATAAATTAATAGAAACGGTAGAAAAAGAACCAAGTGATTTAGGATACGAATTTGGCAGATGGACAGGAGAAAGATTAGCTACATATTTATCAGAAAAAACGGGAATAAAACTAACAGGTTCTCAGGTAAGGAAGATATTACAGCGAAAAAAGTATGCCTATCTCTGGGCAAAATACAGTTTAGAAGACAGACAAAATCTGGTCAAGAGAAAGGAGTTTAAAGAGAAATTTAAGAATTATCTGTCAATAGGTAAAATGAATCCAAATCATTTTCAGGTATGGTTTTGGGACGAAAGTGGATTTAGTTTACGAGTTTTAAGAAGAAAAATTTGGGGCAAAAAAGGTAAGAGAAAAAAGGTGACAGGACAACGCAGTAGAGGTCGAGTAAATATCATGGGAGGTCTACGCCTTTGTGATAAGAAGCGATTATGTTACTTTGTAGACAAGGGAAATGGTGACACATTTTATGAACAATTAAAGCAACTATATGAATTTGTCCGACAAGAATGGATAGGAAATGGATATTCTTCAGAAGACTTTTGTTTATCAGGTTCTCAAATAATTACCATTTTAGATAATGCCAATTACCATAAGCGTAAAGATATCTGTGCCGAGATTGAGAAAAATTTACCCAATGTTATTTTAGATTTCTTACCTGCTTATAGTCAGGACTATAACCTGATTAAATTAGTTTGGCATTCCTGCAAAGAATACATAGCACATCGACTATTCCAGTCAGTAGCCGAGCTAAAATCTCTGTTAGATAGATTGCTAAATGATGGAGAACTCATTATTCACTGGGGACGCAAGATAAAAAATAAGGGAAATGCTATTTGTGCAACTTAA